Proteins from a genomic interval of Pseudomonas paeninsulae:
- a CDS encoding PA1414 family protein has translation MIAKLHNALHDLLVALGLLDRPKLQPVPVRDDDQRRPQAPRRRR, from the coding sequence ATGATCGCCAAGCTGCATAACGCCTTACACGACCTGCTGGTTGCCTTGGGTTTGCTTGATCGGCCGAAACTGCAACCTGTGCCTGTGCGCGACGACGACCAGCGCCGCCCGCAAGCGCCGCGTCGACGTCGCTGA
- a CDS encoding recombinase family protein — MPTAFSYIRFSSAQQQHGASLARQEDMVGKWLVAHPAYQRSTQRFEDLGISGYSRKHLDNAFGRLLAAIESGVIKPGDCVLIEAIDRAGRLAPSIMLNLLTDIVNAGVSLISLDDGVIYDSDPAKSNNLFLLVAKVQQAHQYSDSLSRRVKDAYARKREKAAMGGGAKRRTPLWLSSEGTLVEDVAPYIVQIFQDYADGIGERRILTRIRGQHQLLDNLNPTTIKKWLKNPTAIGRWNDIENVYPAVVSKELWYRVQKRLTDGSKIKSASTKYLLSGLVKCGRCGKNFGVVNTKKSPAAMLCMGRHRLGDAGCSNSRSIPMHVLDFVRSQTMYGAMQRAAASQNLTSGEKRLIEIEGELTELQRQSANLADSLAEFGMLAPIRAKLEQVTASIQKLEQDRALLKTAPAPATLGDMIDLQHTLMDDDEQRLNALLQGVGYAIICDGTTITVDEPHLQTKGECQVYEYKGSHRATETYRVIENNHTEHHLDMPNSKLVEAMIAEFENTPITQTLRWNGTEFIEVVQSDEGVVAMGSQEAF; from the coding sequence ATGCCAACGGCATTCAGCTATATCCGGTTTAGTAGTGCCCAACAGCAACATGGCGCCAGTTTGGCTCGTCAGGAGGACATGGTCGGAAAGTGGTTGGTAGCCCACCCCGCGTATCAGCGAAGCACTCAACGCTTCGAGGACTTGGGGATTAGCGGTTACAGCCGCAAGCATCTGGATAATGCTTTCGGTCGTCTGCTGGCTGCTATTGAATCAGGTGTGATCAAGCCGGGTGACTGCGTTCTGATCGAAGCTATCGACCGAGCTGGGCGCCTCGCCCCATCCATCATGCTCAACCTACTAACTGACATTGTGAACGCTGGTGTGTCCCTTATCAGTCTTGACGATGGCGTTATTTACGATAGCGATCCGGCCAAGTCCAACAACCTTTTCCTTCTCGTTGCCAAGGTGCAGCAGGCCCACCAGTACAGTGACTCCCTGAGTCGACGCGTGAAAGACGCATACGCCCGTAAGCGTGAAAAGGCTGCTATGGGTGGTGGTGCCAAACGCCGCACACCACTATGGTTATCGTCAGAAGGCACACTAGTTGAAGACGTGGCCCCGTACATTGTGCAGATTTTCCAAGACTACGCTGACGGCATTGGTGAACGTCGAATTCTCACTCGCATACGTGGTCAGCATCAGCTATTGGACAACCTGAATCCAACCACTATCAAGAAGTGGCTCAAGAACCCTACTGCGATTGGCCGTTGGAACGACATCGAAAATGTCTATCCCGCAGTGGTCAGTAAAGAGCTGTGGTATCGGGTGCAAAAGCGTTTGACTGATGGGTCAAAAATCAAATCGGCATCCACCAAGTACCTGCTATCTGGGCTGGTGAAATGTGGACGTTGTGGGAAAAACTTCGGAGTAGTCAACACGAAGAAATCACCTGCTGCGATGCTCTGTATGGGGCGCCATCGGTTGGGAGATGCTGGTTGTTCCAATAGCCGTTCCATCCCTATGCACGTCCTAGACTTCGTCCGCAGTCAGACAATGTACGGGGCAATGCAGCGTGCAGCCGCTAGCCAAAACCTAACATCAGGTGAGAAGCGTTTAATAGAGATTGAAGGTGAGTTGACCGAACTACAACGTCAGTCTGCCAACCTTGCTGACTCCCTTGCTGAGTTCGGGATGCTGGCGCCAATCCGTGCAAAGCTGGAACAGGTGACGGCTTCAATACAGAAGCTTGAGCAGGACAGGGCATTACTCAAGACTGCACCAGCGCCAGCGACCTTAGGGGACATGATCGACCTACAGCACACGTTGATGGATGACGATGAGCAACGATTGAACGCGCTGCTGCAAGGAGTGGGATACGCCATCATCTGCGACGGCACCACAATCACCGTGGATGAGCCGCACCTTCAAACCAAGGGAGAGTGTCAGGTGTACGAGTACAAAGGTTCCCATCGTGCTACGGAAACGTACAGGGTGATTGAGAACAATCACACTGAGCATCACCTTGACATGCCCAACTCCAAGCTCGTGGAGGCGATGATTGCTGAGTTTGAAAACACTCCGATCACTCAGACACTACGTTGGAACGGCACTGAGTTTATCGAGGTTGTTCAATCTGACGAGGGTGTGGTCGCCATGGGCTCGCAGGAGGCGTTTTGA
- the aceK gene encoding bifunctional isocitrate dehydrogenase kinase/phosphatase → MPQQWPASAIATLILDGFDDYREQFRQITNGARERFEQAQWQEIQQAAAARIALYEAFVSEVSKRLRKAYPAEVLLDVAQWPLVKSACISLIDVRCDDELAETWYNSIFCGLFSHDQINDGCMFIHTTRPALRANAPAPLTRIYRPQGNLEQALRQIFEDYRFEVAYENVERDLARLIKQMHENLPDWVCKDPELRIELFSSRLYRNKGAYLVGRINTRDEQWPLVIPLLHREGRGIQIDTLITDEAEVSIIFSFTRSYFMVRVGYPAEFVGFLRRILPGKHIAELYTSIGFYKHGKSEFYRALINHLASTDDKFIMAPGVRGMVMSVFTLTGFNTVFKIIKDRFAPSKNVDRNTVIEKYRLVKRVDRVGRMADTQEFADFRFPRAKFEADCLAELLEVAPSTVVVDGDTVLIRHCWTERRMTPLNMYVENASEAQVREALDDYGLAIKQLAAANIFPGDMLLKNFGVTRHGRVVFYDYDEICFLTEANFRHIPPPRYPEDEMASEPWYSVAPLDVFPEEFPPFLFADIKLRRLFNQLHGELYDADYWKSLQDTIRAGKVIDVFPYRRKAEQIE, encoded by the coding sequence ATGCCGCAGCAATGGCCCGCCAGCGCTATCGCCACGCTCATCCTCGACGGTTTTGACGACTATCGAGAGCAGTTCCGTCAGATCACCAATGGGGCCCGGGAGCGTTTCGAGCAGGCGCAGTGGCAGGAAATCCAGCAAGCTGCGGCCGCTCGTATCGCCCTTTACGAAGCATTCGTCAGCGAAGTCAGTAAGCGCCTGCGCAAGGCCTACCCGGCTGAGGTGCTGCTGGATGTGGCGCAGTGGCCGCTGGTCAAGTCGGCCTGCATCAGCCTGATCGACGTGCGTTGCGACGATGAACTAGCGGAAACCTGGTACAACTCGATCTTCTGCGGGCTGTTCAGCCATGACCAGATCAACGATGGCTGCATGTTCATTCACACCACGCGCCCGGCGCTACGCGCCAATGCTCCGGCGCCGCTGACCCGGATTTATCGACCCCAGGGCAATCTCGAGCAGGCGCTGCGGCAGATCTTCGAGGATTACCGTTTCGAAGTGGCTTACGAAAACGTCGAGCGGGACCTGGCGCGGCTGATCAAACAGATGCATGAGAACTTGCCAGACTGGGTGTGCAAGGATCCGGAGCTGCGTATCGAGCTGTTCTCCTCGCGCCTGTATCGCAACAAGGGCGCTTATCTGGTCGGGCGCATCAATACCCGTGACGAACAATGGCCGCTGGTGATTCCGCTGTTGCACCGCGAGGGCCGGGGTATCCAGATCGACACGCTGATCACCGATGAGGCCGAGGTGTCGATCATCTTCTCCTTCACCCGGTCCTATTTCATGGTGCGGGTCGGCTATCCGGCTGAGTTCGTCGGCTTCCTCAGGCGCATCCTGCCGGGCAAGCATATAGCCGAGTTGTACACCTCGATCGGCTTCTACAAGCACGGCAAGTCGGAGTTCTATCGCGCGTTGATCAACCACCTGGCGAGCACCGACGACAAGTTCATCATGGCCCCCGGCGTGCGCGGCATGGTCATGAGCGTGTTCACCCTGACCGGCTTCAATACCGTGTTCAAGATCATCAAGGACCGTTTCGCGCCGTCGAAGAACGTCGACCGCAATACGGTGATCGAGAAGTACCGCCTGGTGAAGCGCGTCGACCGGGTCGGCAGGATGGCCGATACCCAGGAATTCGCCGATTTTCGCTTCCCCAGGGCTAAGTTCGAGGCGGATTGTCTGGCTGAACTGTTGGAGGTGGCGCCGTCGACCGTCGTGGTCGACGGTGATACCGTGCTGATCCGCCACTGCTGGACCGAGCGGCGCATGACGCCGCTGAACATGTATGTCGAAAATGCCAGCGAAGCCCAGGTGCGCGAAGCGCTCGATGATTATGGCCTGGCGATCAAACAGTTGGCCGCCGCCAATATTTTTCCCGGCGATATGCTGCTGAAGAACTTTGGCGTGACCCGCCATGGCCGAGTGGTGTTCTACGACTACGACGAAATCTGCTTCCTCACCGAAGCCAATTTCCGGCATATCCCGCCGCCGCGCTACCCGGAGGATGAGATGGCCTCCGAACCCTGGTATTCGGTGGCGCCGCTGGACGTGTTTCCCGAGGAGTTCCCGCCGTTCCTGTTCGCCGATATCAAGCTGCGCCGCTTGTTTAACCAGCTGCACGGCGAGTTGTATGACGCCGATTACTGGAAAAGCCTGCAGGATACGATTCGCGCAGGCAAGGTGATCGACGTATTCCCCTACCGGCGCAAAGCCGAGCAGATTGAATAG